GTTCGGTCCGCTATGACACCTCGTCGAAGAATGTTTCGAGAATTCTTCGCCCGCCCTCGGCGACGCGACCGAGGACCTGTGCATTCGGTGCCGTTCCCGCAGGCATGTGTGCGTCGAGCATCGGTTGCTGCGCAGGCGTGAGCTCGACGTGGAACTGCAGACCGAGACCGCTGCCGAACCGGAACGCCTGATTCCGGTAGAGATTCGAGCTCGCCAGGAGCACCGCCCCGGCAGGCAGGTCGAACGTATCGGTGTGCCAGTGCACCACCGAGACCGACTCTGCTCCGAAGAGCGATACACCGGCATCGGTCGCGGTCACCTCTCCGGCGCCCAGCTCCGCGACAGGACCCCGGTACACCGCACATCCCTGCGAGGCGGCGAGGAGCTGCGCCCCGAGACACACCCCGAGCACGGGAATGTCCCGTCGCAGACACTCGGCAATCAAGTCTCGTTCGGCCCGCACGTGAGGGTGAGCGACATCGCCCCACGCATCCATCGGTCCGCCCAGCACGACCAACCCCGTGACCGCATCGGCTGAGGGCAACGAGTCCCCAATCGCCACCGCGACCACCGTGTAGTCGATTCCGCGTTCGGTCATGATCGTCCCGATCAGCGCCGGGCCTTCGGCATCGACGTGCTTTGCCACCCACCAACTCATACCCAGAAATATGCCCGACGCCCCGGCGGTTGTCCTAGCTGTGTTG
The nucleotide sequence above comes from Rhodococcoides fascians A25f. Encoded proteins:
- a CDS encoding type 1 glutamine amidotransferase, which encodes MSWWVAKHVDAEGPALIGTIMTERGIDYTVVAVAIGDSLPSADAVTGLVVLGGPMDAWGDVAHPHVRAERDLIAECLRRDIPVLGVCLGAQLLAASQGCAVYRGPVAELGAGEVTATDAGVSLFGAESVSVVHWHTDTFDLPAGAVLLASSNLYRNQAFRFGSGLGLQFHVELTPAQQPMLDAHMPAGTAPNAQVLGRVAEGGRRILETFFDEVS